In Methanothermus fervidus DSM 2088, a single genomic region encodes these proteins:
- a CDS encoding RNA methyltransferase, TrmH family, group 1 (COGs: COG0565 rRNA methylase~InterPro IPR001537: IPR004384~KEGG: mth:MTH1849 hypothetical protein~PFAM: tRNA/rRNA methyltransferase (SpoU)~SPTR: O27877 Conserved protein~TIGRFAM: RNA methyltransferase, TrmH family, group 1~PFAM: SpoU rRNA Methylase family~TIGRFAM: RNA methyltransferase, TrmH family, group 1), whose product MLENITVVFVEPKTAGNIGFMARAMKNFGLKKLILINPCKLSKEAYYHAVHAKDIIKNSKVYESLNKMLEKENINLLVGTSGVVAGDRNIERISVTPEYLAENIQKNTAILFGREDHGLYSHELRMCDLILTIPTSKEYPIMNVSHAAAVIFYELFKKMEDTCEIEKEIASYKEKELLKKEINEVVSKLDMPIHKKRNAIKVFKNIIGRSFLTKKEFHVLMGIFRSIKRNI is encoded by the coding sequence ATGTTAGAAAATATAACTGTCGTATTTGTTGAACCAAAGACCGCGGGAAACATAGGTTTTATGGCAAGAGCAATGAAAAATTTTGGATTGAAAAAATTAATCCTTATAAATCCCTGCAAATTAAGTAAGGAAGCATATTATCATGCAGTGCATGCTAAAGATATTATAAAGAATTCTAAAGTCTACGAATCTTTAAATAAAATGCTTGAAAAAGAAAATATTAATTTATTGGTTGGTACAAGTGGCGTAGTTGCAGGGGATCGTAATATAGAGAGGATATCAGTTACGCCAGAATATTTGGCTGAAAATATACAAAAAAATACGGCTATTTTATTTGGAAGAGAAGACCATGGACTATACAGCCATGAGTTAAGAATGTGTGATCTTATCCTTACAATTCCAACAAGTAAAGAATATCCTATTATGAATGTGTCCCATGCAGCCGCAGTAATTTTTTATGAATTATTCAAAAAAATGGAAGATACATGTGAAATTGAGAAAGAAATTGCATCCTACAAAGAAAAAGAATTGTTAAAAAAAGAAATAAATGAAGTTGTATCAAAATTAGACATGCCAATACATAAAAAAAGAAATGCAATAAAAGTTTTTAAAAACATAATTGGTAGATCATTTTTAACTAAAAAAGAATTTCATGTATTGATGGGTATATTTAGATCCATAAAAAGAAATATATAG
- a CDS encoding dCTP deaminase (COGs: COG0717 Deoxycytidine deaminase~InterPro IPR008180: IPR011962~KEGG: mth:MTH1847 deoxycytidine triphosphate deaminase~PFAM: deoxyUTP pyrophosphatase~SPTR: O27875 Probable deoxycytidine triphosphate deaminase~TIGRFAM: deoxycytidine triphosphate deaminase~PFAM: dUTPase~TIGRFAM: deoxycytidine triphosphate deaminase): MAILSDRDIEKYLKKGIISIEPLEDPKNQIQPASVDLRVGHKFKSFKIIRKPYIDPKKGRDLESYMDTFHLEDGEAFIIHPGEFALASTYETIKLPKHLVGRVEGRSSIGRLGVTVHVTAGYIDPGFHGKITLEISNIGKMPIAIYPKQRICQIVFETMTSPAKRPYGHPERDSKYMGQNGPESSKISKDYEIKHGKI, from the coding sequence ATGGCAATACTAAGTGATAGAGACATTGAAAAATATTTGAAAAAGGGTATTATATCTATAGAACCATTAGAAGACCCAAAAAATCAAATACAGCCAGCATCTGTAGATTTGAGGGTTGGTCATAAATTTAAAAGTTTTAAAATTATTAGAAAACCATATATAGATCCAAAAAAAGGACGTGATTTAGAATCATATATGGATACATTTCATTTGGAAGATGGCGAAGCTTTTATCATTCATCCAGGTGAATTTGCATTAGCAAGTACTTATGAAACTATTAAACTTCCAAAACATCTAGTAGGAAGAGTTGAAGGTCGTTCTTCTATTGGAAGGTTGGGCGTGACAGTTCATGTAACAGCAGGTTATATAGATCCTGGATTTCATGGAAAGATAACATTGGAAATATCAAATATAGGTAAGATGCCAATAGCAATATATCCAAAGCAAAGAATTTGTCAAATAGTTTTTGAAACAATGACCTCTCCTGCTAAAAGGCCATATGGACATCCTGAGAGAGATAGTAAGTACATGGGACAGAATGGCCCTGAAAGTAGTAAAATATCAAAAGATTATGAGATAAAACATGGTAAAATTTAA
- a CDS encoding Protein of unknown function DUF1512 (COGs: COG4046 conserved hypothetical protein~InterPro IPR009995~KEGG: mth:MTH1848 hypothetical protein~PFAM: Protein of unknown function DUF1512~SPTR: O27876 Conserved protein~PFAM: Protein of unknown function (DUF1512)), which yields MLFGDNTTGLILLLIFLIIFPMVMNQMLLRNVSRYVEEMEKKVEEAEKLIIKMCKRKHSKELKKFLEFFVAKPSRLDPHGIVKRFEKILNMSEKRFKEVADKVLEDLDEEKKSNFIMALKSTLSLKSTAKIIRHNLELAKKTKNFQILIALQMNLNLIRRFFEAQFEGVKAFSKGLPVGDSAGVVVAGALMDGNDDLKEMGDMVYTKKSIDGRNVIIVRSKGPGARIGRVGRVVTRLIDKNNIDHLIMIDAAVKLEGEKTGSVAEGVGVVVGGTGVEKWLIENKITEKDIDVSSVIIKMSLEEAVSQMNKKILEGCKKAIKIVNKMIERYEKDSNILVVGVGNSSGIPNVVEDLSKIKIKEEVKNGNTK from the coding sequence ATGTTATTTGGAGATAACACTACTGGCTTAATCTTACTTTTAATTTTCTTAATTATTTTTCCAATGGTAATGAATCAGATGCTTCTACGCAACGTATCTAGATATGTAGAAGAAATGGAAAAGAAAGTTGAGGAAGCCGAAAAATTAATAATAAAGATGTGTAAAAGGAAACATTCAAAAGAATTAAAGAAATTTTTAGAATTCTTTGTTGCAAAGCCATCTAGATTAGACCCACATGGAATTGTGAAAAGATTTGAAAAAATATTAAACATGAGTGAGAAAAGATTTAAAGAGGTTGCAGATAAGGTCTTAGAGGATTTAGACGAAGAAAAAAAATCTAATTTTATAATGGCTTTAAAATCTACCTTAAGTTTGAAATCAACGGCAAAAATCATAAGACATAACCTTGAATTAGCTAAAAAAACAAAGAATTTTCAAATATTAATAGCATTGCAAATGAACCTCAACCTAATAAGACGTTTTTTTGAAGCTCAATTTGAAGGTGTTAAAGCATTTTCAAAAGGATTACCAGTTGGTGACAGTGCCGGGGTAGTTGTTGCTGGAGCCCTGATGGATGGTAACGATGATTTGAAAGAAATGGGAGATATGGTATATACTAAAAAAAGTATAGATGGTAGAAATGTGATTATAGTAAGAAGTAAAGGACCTGGGGCAAGAATTGGTAGAGTTGGAAGAGTAGTAACAAGATTAATTGACAAAAATAATATTGATCATTTAATTATGATAGATGCTGCTGTAAAATTAGAAGGAGAAAAAACTGGAAGTGTTGCTGAAGGTGTGGGGGTCGTAGTTGGCGGAACAGGCGTTGAAAAATGGTTAATAGAAAATAAAATCACTGAAAAGGACATAGATGTGAGTTCAGTTATAATTAAAATGAGTCTTGAAGAAGCTGTAAGTCAGATGAATAAAAAAATATTAGAAGGATGTAAAAAAGCAATAAAAATTGTTAATAAAATGATTGAAAGATATGAAAAAGATAGTAATATTCTTGTTGTTGGAGTAGGCAATAGTTCAGGAATACCTAATGTTGTTGAAGATCTTTCTAAAATAAAAATTAAGGAAGAGGTAAAAAATGGCAATACTAAGTGA